The following proteins are encoded in a genomic region of Ursus arctos isolate Adak ecotype North America unplaced genomic scaffold, UrsArc2.0 scaffold_32, whole genome shotgun sequence:
- the PABPC4 gene encoding polyadenylate-binding protein 4 isoform X3, with the protein MNAAASSYPMASLYVGDLHSDVTEAMLYEKFSPAGPVLSIRVCRDMITRRSLGYAYVNFQQPADAERALDTMNFDVIKGKPIRIMWSQRDPSLRKSGVGNVFIKNLDKSIDNKALYDTFSAFGNILSCKVVCDENGSKGYAFVHFETQEAADKAIEKMNGMLLNDRKVFVGRFKSRKEREAELGAKAKEFTNVYIKNFGEEVDDESLKELFSQFGKTLSVKVMRDPSGKSKGFGFVSYEKHEDANKAVEEMNGKEISGKVIFVGRAQKKVERQAELKRKFEQLKQERISRYQGVNLYIKNLDDTIDDEKLRKEFSPFGSITSAKVMLEDGRSKGFGFVCFSSPEEATKAVTEMNGRIVGSKPLYVALAQRKEERKAHLTNQYMQRVAGMRALPANAILNQFQPAAGGYFVPAVPQAQGRPPYYTPNQLAQMRPNPRWQQGGRPQGFQGMPSAIRQSGPRPALRHLAPTGSECPDRLAMDFGGAGAAQQGLTDGCQSGGVPTAVQTLAPRAAVAAAAPRAVAPYKYASSVRSPHPAIQPLQAPQPAVHVQGQEPLTASMLAAAPPQEQKQMLGERLFPLIQTMHSNLAGKITGMLLEIDNSELLHMLESPESLRSKVDEAVAVLQAHHAKKEAAQKVGAVAAATS; encoded by the exons atgaACGCTGCGGCCAGCAGCTACCCCATGGCCTCCCTCTACGTGGGTGACCTGCACTCGGACGTCACCGAGGCCATGCTGTATGAAAAGTTCAGTCCTGCGGGGCCTGTGCTGTCCATCCGGGTCTGCCGCGATATGATCACCCGCCGCTCCCTGGGTTATGCCTACGTCAACTTCCAGCAGCCGGCTGACG CTGAGCGGGCCTTGGATACCATGAACTTTGATGTGATTAAGGGAAAGCCAATCCGTATCATGTGGTCTCAGAGGGATCCCTCTTTGAGAAAATCTGGTGTGGGAAATGTCTTCATCAAGAATCTGGACAAATCTATAGATAACAAGGCACTTTATGATACTTTTTCTGCTTTTGGAAACATTCTGTCTTGCAAG GTGGTGTGTGATGAGAACGGCTCTAAGGGTTATGCCTTTGTCCACTTCGAGACGCAAGAGGCTGCTGACAAGGCCATCGAGAAGATGAACGGCATGCTCCTCAATGACCGCAAAGT GTTTGTGGGCAGATTCAAGTCTCGAAAAGAGCGGGAAGCTGAGCTTGGAGCCAAAGCCAAGGAGTTCACTAATGTCTATATCAAAAACTTCGGGGAAGAGGTGGATGATGAGAGCCTGAAAGAGCTGTTTAGCCAGTTTG GTAAGACCCTAAGTGTCAAGGTGATGAGAGATCCCAGTGGGAAATCCAAAGGCTTTGGCTTTGTGAGTTACGAGAAACACGAGGATGCCAATAAG GCCGTGGAagagatgaatggaaaagaaatcagTGGGAAAGTGATTTTTGTAGGCCGTGCACAGAAGAAAGTGGAACGGCAGGCTGAGTTAAAGCGGAAATTTGAACAGCTGAAACAAGAGAGAATTAGTCGGTATCAG GGGGTGAATCTGTACATTAAGAACTTGGATGACACCATTGATGATGAGAAGTTAAGGAAAGAGTTTTCTCCTTTTGGCTCAATCACCAGTGCTAAG GTAATGTTGGAGGATGGGAGAAGCAAAGGGTTTGGCTTTGTCTGCTTCTCATCTCCTGAAGAGGCGACCAAAGCAGTCACTGAGATGAATGGACGCATCGTGGGCTCCAAACCACTCTATGTCGCCCTggcccagaggaaggaggagagaaaggctcACCTGACCAACCAGTATATGCAGCGGGTGGCCGGAATGCGAGCGCTGCCTGCCAACGCCATCTTAAATCAGTTCCAGCCTGCAGCTGGAGGTTACTTTGTGCCAGCGGTTCCGCAG GCTCAGGGAAGACCTCCATATTACACACCCAACCAGTTAGCACAGATGAGGCCTAACCCCCGCTGGCAGCAAGGTGGGAGACCTCAAG GCTTCCAAGGAATGCCGAGTGCTATACGCCAGTCTGGGCCTCGTCCCGCTCTTCGCCATCTGGCTCCAACTG GGTCTGAGTGCCCGGACCGCTTGGCTATGGACTTTGGTGGGGCTGGCGCCGCCCAGCAAGGGCTGACTGACGGCTGCCAGTCTGGAG GTGTTCCCACAGCTGTGCAGACCTTAGCGCCTCGTGCCGCTGTCGCTGCCGCTGCCCCTCGGGCTGTCGCACCTTACAAATACGCCTCCAGTGTCCGCAGCCCTCACCCTGCCATCCAGCCTCTGCAG GCACCGCAGCCTGCCGTCCACGTGCAGGGGCAGGAGCCCCTGACCGCCTCCATGCTGGCTGCAGCGCCTCCCCAGGAGCAGAAGCAGATGCTGG GAGAACGTTTGTTCCCACTCATCCAAACCATGCATTCAAACCTGGCGGGGAAAATCACGGGCATGCTGCTGGAGATTGACAACTCTGAGCTGCTGCACATGCTGGAGTCCCCCGAGTCTCTCCGCTCCAAG GTGGACGAAGCTGTGGCGGTTCTGCAGGCTCATCACGCCAAGAAAGAAGCCGCCCAGAAGGTGGGCGCTGTTGCTGCTGCTACCTCTTAG
- the PABPC4 gene encoding polyadenylate-binding protein 4 isoform X7, translated as MNAAASSYPMASLYVGDLHSDVTEAMLYEKFSPAGPVLSIRVCRDMITRRSLGYAYVNFQQPADAERALDTMNFDVIKGKPIRIMWSQRDPSLRKSGVGNVFIKNLDKSIDNKALYDTFSAFGNILSCKVVCDENGSKGYAFVHFETQEAADKAIEKMNGMLLNDRKVFVGRFKSRKEREAELGAKAKEFTNVYIKNFGEEVDDESLKELFSQFGKTLSVKVMRDPSGKSKGFGFVSYEKHEDANKAVEEMNGKEISGKVIFVGRAQKKVERQAELKRKFEQLKQERISRYQGVNLYIKNLDDTIDDEKLRKEFSPFGSITSAKVMLEDGRSKGFGFVCFSSPEEATKAVTEMNGRIVGSKPLYVALAQRKEERKAHLTNQYMQRVAGMRALPANAILNQFQPAAGGYFVPAVPQAQGRPPYYTPNQLAQMRPNPRWQQGGRPQGFQGMPSAIRQSGPRPALRHLAPTGVPTAVQTLAPRAAVAAAAPRAVAPYKYASSVRSPHPAIQPLQAPQPAVHVQGQEPLTASMLAAAPPQEQKQMLGERLFPLIQTMHSNLAGKITGMLLEIDNSELLHMLESPESLRSKVDEAVAVLQAHHAKKEAAQKVGAVAAATS; from the exons atgaACGCTGCGGCCAGCAGCTACCCCATGGCCTCCCTCTACGTGGGTGACCTGCACTCGGACGTCACCGAGGCCATGCTGTATGAAAAGTTCAGTCCTGCGGGGCCTGTGCTGTCCATCCGGGTCTGCCGCGATATGATCACCCGCCGCTCCCTGGGTTATGCCTACGTCAACTTCCAGCAGCCGGCTGACG CTGAGCGGGCCTTGGATACCATGAACTTTGATGTGATTAAGGGAAAGCCAATCCGTATCATGTGGTCTCAGAGGGATCCCTCTTTGAGAAAATCTGGTGTGGGAAATGTCTTCATCAAGAATCTGGACAAATCTATAGATAACAAGGCACTTTATGATACTTTTTCTGCTTTTGGAAACATTCTGTCTTGCAAG GTGGTGTGTGATGAGAACGGCTCTAAGGGTTATGCCTTTGTCCACTTCGAGACGCAAGAGGCTGCTGACAAGGCCATCGAGAAGATGAACGGCATGCTCCTCAATGACCGCAAAGT GTTTGTGGGCAGATTCAAGTCTCGAAAAGAGCGGGAAGCTGAGCTTGGAGCCAAAGCCAAGGAGTTCACTAATGTCTATATCAAAAACTTCGGGGAAGAGGTGGATGATGAGAGCCTGAAAGAGCTGTTTAGCCAGTTTG GTAAGACCCTAAGTGTCAAGGTGATGAGAGATCCCAGTGGGAAATCCAAAGGCTTTGGCTTTGTGAGTTACGAGAAACACGAGGATGCCAATAAG GCCGTGGAagagatgaatggaaaagaaatcagTGGGAAAGTGATTTTTGTAGGCCGTGCACAGAAGAAAGTGGAACGGCAGGCTGAGTTAAAGCGGAAATTTGAACAGCTGAAACAAGAGAGAATTAGTCGGTATCAG GGGGTGAATCTGTACATTAAGAACTTGGATGACACCATTGATGATGAGAAGTTAAGGAAAGAGTTTTCTCCTTTTGGCTCAATCACCAGTGCTAAG GTAATGTTGGAGGATGGGAGAAGCAAAGGGTTTGGCTTTGTCTGCTTCTCATCTCCTGAAGAGGCGACCAAAGCAGTCACTGAGATGAATGGACGCATCGTGGGCTCCAAACCACTCTATGTCGCCCTggcccagaggaaggaggagagaaaggctcACCTGACCAACCAGTATATGCAGCGGGTGGCCGGAATGCGAGCGCTGCCTGCCAACGCCATCTTAAATCAGTTCCAGCCTGCAGCTGGAGGTTACTTTGTGCCAGCGGTTCCGCAG GCTCAGGGAAGACCTCCATATTACACACCCAACCAGTTAGCACAGATGAGGCCTAACCCCCGCTGGCAGCAAGGTGGGAGACCTCAAG GCTTCCAAGGAATGCCGAGTGCTATACGCCAGTCTGGGCCTCGTCCCGCTCTTCGCCATCTGGCTCCAACTG GTGTTCCCACAGCTGTGCAGACCTTAGCGCCTCGTGCCGCTGTCGCTGCCGCTGCCCCTCGGGCTGTCGCACCTTACAAATACGCCTCCAGTGTCCGCAGCCCTCACCCTGCCATCCAGCCTCTGCAG GCACCGCAGCCTGCCGTCCACGTGCAGGGGCAGGAGCCCCTGACCGCCTCCATGCTGGCTGCAGCGCCTCCCCAGGAGCAGAAGCAGATGCTGG GAGAACGTTTGTTCCCACTCATCCAAACCATGCATTCAAACCTGGCGGGGAAAATCACGGGCATGCTGCTGGAGATTGACAACTCTGAGCTGCTGCACATGCTGGAGTCCCCCGAGTCTCTCCGCTCCAAG GTGGACGAAGCTGTGGCGGTTCTGCAGGCTCATCACGCCAAGAAAGAAGCCGCCCAGAAGGTGGGCGCTGTTGCTGCTGCTACCTCTTAG
- the PABPC4 gene encoding polyadenylate-binding protein 4 isoform X1, producing the protein MNAAASSYPMASLYVGDLHSDVTEAMLYEKFSPAGPVLSIRVCRDMITRRSLGYAYVNFQQPADAERALDTMNFDVIKGKPIRIMWSQRDPSLRKSGVGNVFIKNLDKSIDNKALYDTFSAFGNILSCKVVCDENGSKGYAFVHFETQEAADKAIEKMNGMLLNDRKVFVGRFKSRKEREAELGAKAKEFTNVYIKNFGEEVDDESLKELFSQFGKTLSVKVMRDPSGKSKGFGFVSYEKHEDANKAVEEMNGKEISGKVIFVGRAQKKVERQAELKRKFEQLKQERISRYQGVNLYIKNLDDTIDDEKLRKEFSPFGSITSAKVMLEDGRSKGFGFVCFSSPEEATKAVTEMNGRIVGSKPLYVALAQRKEERKAHLTNQYMQRVAGMRALPANAILNQFQPAAGGYFVPAVPQAQGRPPYYTPNQLAQMRPNPRWQQGGRPQGFQGMPSAIRQSGPRPALRHLAPTGNAPASRGLPTTAQRVGSECPDRLAMDFGGAGAAQQGLTDGCQSGGVPTAVQTLAPRAAVAAAAPRAVAPYKYASSVRSPHPAIQPLQAPQPAVHVQGQEPLTASMLAAAPPQEQKQMLGERLFPLIQTMHSNLAGKITGMLLEIDNSELLHMLESPESLRSKVDEAVAVLQAHHAKKEAAQKVGAVAAATS; encoded by the exons atgaACGCTGCGGCCAGCAGCTACCCCATGGCCTCCCTCTACGTGGGTGACCTGCACTCGGACGTCACCGAGGCCATGCTGTATGAAAAGTTCAGTCCTGCGGGGCCTGTGCTGTCCATCCGGGTCTGCCGCGATATGATCACCCGCCGCTCCCTGGGTTATGCCTACGTCAACTTCCAGCAGCCGGCTGACG CTGAGCGGGCCTTGGATACCATGAACTTTGATGTGATTAAGGGAAAGCCAATCCGTATCATGTGGTCTCAGAGGGATCCCTCTTTGAGAAAATCTGGTGTGGGAAATGTCTTCATCAAGAATCTGGACAAATCTATAGATAACAAGGCACTTTATGATACTTTTTCTGCTTTTGGAAACATTCTGTCTTGCAAG GTGGTGTGTGATGAGAACGGCTCTAAGGGTTATGCCTTTGTCCACTTCGAGACGCAAGAGGCTGCTGACAAGGCCATCGAGAAGATGAACGGCATGCTCCTCAATGACCGCAAAGT GTTTGTGGGCAGATTCAAGTCTCGAAAAGAGCGGGAAGCTGAGCTTGGAGCCAAAGCCAAGGAGTTCACTAATGTCTATATCAAAAACTTCGGGGAAGAGGTGGATGATGAGAGCCTGAAAGAGCTGTTTAGCCAGTTTG GTAAGACCCTAAGTGTCAAGGTGATGAGAGATCCCAGTGGGAAATCCAAAGGCTTTGGCTTTGTGAGTTACGAGAAACACGAGGATGCCAATAAG GCCGTGGAagagatgaatggaaaagaaatcagTGGGAAAGTGATTTTTGTAGGCCGTGCACAGAAGAAAGTGGAACGGCAGGCTGAGTTAAAGCGGAAATTTGAACAGCTGAAACAAGAGAGAATTAGTCGGTATCAG GGGGTGAATCTGTACATTAAGAACTTGGATGACACCATTGATGATGAGAAGTTAAGGAAAGAGTTTTCTCCTTTTGGCTCAATCACCAGTGCTAAG GTAATGTTGGAGGATGGGAGAAGCAAAGGGTTTGGCTTTGTCTGCTTCTCATCTCCTGAAGAGGCGACCAAAGCAGTCACTGAGATGAATGGACGCATCGTGGGCTCCAAACCACTCTATGTCGCCCTggcccagaggaaggaggagagaaaggctcACCTGACCAACCAGTATATGCAGCGGGTGGCCGGAATGCGAGCGCTGCCTGCCAACGCCATCTTAAATCAGTTCCAGCCTGCAGCTGGAGGTTACTTTGTGCCAGCGGTTCCGCAG GCTCAGGGAAGACCTCCATATTACACACCCAACCAGTTAGCACAGATGAGGCCTAACCCCCGCTGGCAGCAAGGTGGGAGACCTCAAG GCTTCCAAGGAATGCCGAGTGCTATACGCCAGTCTGGGCCTCGTCCCGCTCTTCGCCATCTGGCTCCAACTGGTAATGCTCCGGCCTCTCGCGGCCTCCCTACTACCGCTCAGAGAGTCG GGTCTGAGTGCCCGGACCGCTTGGCTATGGACTTTGGTGGGGCTGGCGCCGCCCAGCAAGGGCTGACTGACGGCTGCCAGTCTGGAG GTGTTCCCACAGCTGTGCAGACCTTAGCGCCTCGTGCCGCTGTCGCTGCCGCTGCCCCTCGGGCTGTCGCACCTTACAAATACGCCTCCAGTGTCCGCAGCCCTCACCCTGCCATCCAGCCTCTGCAG GCACCGCAGCCTGCCGTCCACGTGCAGGGGCAGGAGCCCCTGACCGCCTCCATGCTGGCTGCAGCGCCTCCCCAGGAGCAGAAGCAGATGCTGG GAGAACGTTTGTTCCCACTCATCCAAACCATGCATTCAAACCTGGCGGGGAAAATCACGGGCATGCTGCTGGAGATTGACAACTCTGAGCTGCTGCACATGCTGGAGTCCCCCGAGTCTCTCCGCTCCAAG GTGGACGAAGCTGTGGCGGTTCTGCAGGCTCATCACGCCAAGAAAGAAGCCGCCCAGAAGGTGGGCGCTGTTGCTGCTGCTACCTCTTAG